Proteins co-encoded in one Oncorhynchus kisutch isolate 150728-3 linkage group LG1, Okis_V2, whole genome shotgun sequence genomic window:
- the LOC109864765 gene encoding guanine nucleotide-binding protein G(t) subunit alpha-1 yields MGAGASAEDKHSKELEKKLKEDAEKDARTVKLLLLGAGESGKSTIVKQMKIIHQDGYSLEESMEFVTIIYSNTLQSIMAIVKGMTQLNIGYGDSAQQDDSRKLMHLADTIEEGSMPKELSDIIIRLWKDTGIQACYDRASEYQLNDSAGYYLNDLERLVQPGYIPTEQDMLRSRVKTTGIIETQFGLKDLNFRMFDVGGQRSERKKWIHCFEGVTCIIFIAALSAYDMVLVEDDEVNRMHESLHLFNSICNHRYFIATSIVLFLNKKDVFTEKIKKAHLSMCFPDYDGPNTYEDAGNYIKLQFLDLNLRRDIKEVYSHMTCATDTENVKFVFDAVTDIIIKENLKSCGLF; encoded by the exons ATGGGGGCCGGAGCGAGCGCAGAGGACAAGCACTCCAAAGAACTTGAGAAGAAACTCAAGGAGGACGCAGAGAAGGACGCCAGGACAGTCAAGCTGCTGCTTCTGG GTGCTGGAGAATCAGGAAAGAGCACAATCGTGAAACAGATGAA AATTATCCATCAAGATGGTTACTCTCTTGAGGAGTCTATGGAGTTTGTCACCATCATCTACAGCAATACCCTTCAGTCCATCATGGCTATTGTAAAGGGTATGACTCAACTCAACATTGGCTATGGTGACTCCGCTCAGCAG GACGACTCCAGGAAGCTCATGCATCTAGCAGACACCATTGAGGAGGGCTCCATGCCCAAGGAGTTGTCTGACATCATCATCCGGCTGTGGAAGGACACTGGCATCCAGGCATGCTACGACAGGGCCTCTGAGTACCAGCTTAACGATTCTGCTGGATA ctatctgaatgACTTGGAGAGGCTGGTCCAGCCTGGATATATCCCCACTGAACAGGACATGTTGCGATCCAGGGTAAAGACCACTGGTATCATAGAGACCCAGTTCGGCTTAAAAGATCTCAACTTCAG GATGTTTGACGTGGGCGGCCAGCGTTCAGAGAGGAAGAAATGGATCCACTGTTTTGAGGGAGTGACCTGTATTATCTTCATCGCTGCTCTGAGCGCCTACGACATGGTGCTGGTGGAGGATGACGAAGTG AACCGAATGCACGAGAGTCTCCACCTGTTCAACAGTATCTGCAACCACCGCTACTTTATAGCCACCTCCATCGTACTCTTCCTCAACAAGAAAGATGTCTTCACCGAGAAGATCAAGAAGGCTCACCTGAGCATGTGCTTCCCCGACTACGACG GCCCCAACACCTATGAGGATGCTGGTAACTACATCAAACTCCAGTTCCTGGATCTGAACTTGCGGCGAGATATCAAGGAGGTCTACTCACACATGACCTGTGCCACAGACACAGAGAACGTCAAGTTTGTGTTTGACGCGGTAACTGACATCATCATCAAAGAAAACCTAAAAAGCTGTGGTCTCTTCTAA
- the LOC109898758 gene encoding LOW QUALITY PROTEIN: ER degradation-enhancing alpha-mannosidase-like protein 1 (The sequence of the model RefSeq protein was modified relative to this genomic sequence to represent the inferred CDS: inserted 2 bases in 1 codon; substituted 1 base at 1 genomic stop codon) yields the protein MKGMAKDMFYFGYDNYMKYAFPEDELNPIDCQGRGPDVLGNVSEFHRAVKLVIDTVSFDXLQVFEANIRILGSLISAHILLTDPKHPFGDVGMDDYDNDLLHLAHDLAVRLLPSFENTSTGIPHPRVNLKSGVSPDSIDETCTSGAGSLMVEFGILSRLIGDSTFEWVARRAVRALWKLRSNETGLLGNVVNIQTGQWVGMQSGLGAGMDSFYEYLLKSYVLFGEREDXRMFQASYESIQNHLRMGRESCNEGEGDPPLYVNVNMFNGQIMNTWIDSLQAFFPGLLVLNSGVEEAICMHAFYYAIWKRFGALPLLPERYNWQLQAPDVLFYPLRPELVESTYLLYQATKHPLYLHVGLDILESLEKNAKVWCGYATLHHMVDKSKEDRMESFFLSETCKYLYLLFDDDNPLHKSENKYIFTTEGHVVPIDARFREKQWNDLFPCEERVVTDQETSNGSFSINNINGL from the exons ATGAAAGGCATGGCCAAAGACATGTTCTACTTTGGATACGACAACTACATGAAATATGCCTTTCCTGAAGATGAGCTCAATCCCATTGACTGTCAAGGGAGAGGTCCTGAC GTGCTGGGGAATGTGTCAGAGTTCCATAGAGCTGTGAAGTTGGTGATAGACACGGTATCTTTCGA ACTGCAAGTGTTTGAGGCTAACATCAG GATCCTGGGTAGTCTGATCTCTGCTCACATCCTCCTGACTGACCCCAAGCATCCCTTCGGTGACGTGGGCATGGACGATTATGACAATGACCTACTACACCTGGCCCACGACCTGGCAGTCCGCTTGCTGCCATCCTTCGAGAACACCAGCACAGGCATCCCCCACCCCAGG GTGAACCTGAAGAGTGGTGTCTCTCCAGACAGCATCGATGAGACTTGCACATCTGGGGCTGGCTCCCTGATGGTGGAGTTTGGCATTCTGAGCCGTCTGATTGGAGACTCCACGTTTGAGTGGGTGGCAAGACGGGCTGTCCGAGCCCTGTGGAAACTGAGGAGCAACGAGACAGGCTTGCTAG GGAACGTGGTGAACATTCAAACGGGACAGTGGGTTGGCATGCAAAGTGGCCTGGGAGCAGGGATGGACTCGTTCTACGAGTACCTGCTTAAGTCTTACGTCctgtttggagagagagaggactagcgGATGTTCCAAGCTTCTTATGAGAGCATCCAGAACCACCTGAGAATGGG GAGGGAGTCATGTAATGAGGGAGAAGGGGACCCTCCACTCTACGTCAATGTGAACATGTTCAACGGCCAGATCATGAACACCTGGATCGACTCCCTGCAAGCCTTCTTCCCTGGCCTCCTG GTGTTGAATAGTGGTGTTGAGGAGGCCATTTGCATGCATGCCTTCTACTACGCCATCTGGAAGCGCTTCGGGGCCCTACCTCTCCTACCGGAGAGGTACAACTGGCAGCTACAGGCGCCTGACGTGCTCTTCTACCCCCTGAGGCCAGAACTGGTGGAGTCCACCTATCTCCTCTACCAG GCAACCAAACATCCTTTGTATTTGCACGTAGGACTGGACATCCTTGAGAGTCTGGAAAAAAATGCCAAAGTCTG GTGTGGGTATGCCACTCTTCACCACATGGTGGACAAGTCCAAAGAGGATCGCATGGAGAGCTTTTTTCTCAGCGAGACCTGCAAATACCTTTACCTG CTGTTTGATGATGACAACCCCTTGCACAAATCAGAGAACAAGTACATCTTCACCACAGAGGGCCATGTGGTACCTATTGATGCGCGCTTCCGGGAGAAGCAGTGGAATGACCTGTTCCCCTGTGAGGAGAGAGTGGTGACAGACCAGGAGACCTCCAACGGGTCATTTTCTATCAACAATATCAAT GGTCTCTGA